GATACCACCACGCCGACAGACCGATCACGCCAAGCACCAACCGCGCCGGTGGACCGATATCGGCAACAACTGCCTGGCCCGGCACTCCCACCGCGACGATCGCCGCGAACAGCACCAGGCGCCAGTCGATCCATATACGCCCTTGCAACAGACCTCCAACGAAGCGGATGCGCGACCGCCGGCCGGGCGCACATGCGCCCGGCCGGCGGTCAGCCTACGGGCCGGTTCCACCCGGTCGACTGCTGTGCTCGGTCATCATTGGACCCAGAAGTCCCGCTCTCCGTGTCGGCGCCAGTCGTTTGACGGGCTGCCCCAGTTCTCCCAGAACTTGAGGTTCTGGATCTCGTCGTCCGACGGCGGGTTCACTGAGAAGTCGACGGCTGTGGCCACCAAACCGACCGGGGTTCCGAGAAGTTTCCCGAACGACTTCTGGAGGACTTCTTGAGCCGCCAGTTTGGAAACCGCTTCGGCCCCGGACTCCGCCATCCCGATACAGCCGTTCCAGCACCCGGCTTCCGCACGGTGACCTGGCCGTCGGTCGGGTGTCCCTGGCAGAGATCGCAGACCGGTTCGACACACCGGCCTACGTCCTGGACGAGTGAGGTCCGCGGGCGGTGCCGCGCCTACCGGGACGCCTTCCCAGAAGCGGACGTTCTCTACGCCGCCAAGGCATTTCTCCCCCGCGCGATGGTGCGCTGGGTGGAGGAGGAAGGTTTGGGCCTGGACGCGAAGCTCAGCTTGCCGAACTGCTGACCCGACGCGGGGCCCTCGACCTGCCTTGACGCATCCGCCAATTGCTTCGGAGAGAAGAAGCCGATTCCTTCGTAAACACCTCGTGCAACGTCTCTCTACCGGGGCTGACCGTTCACATTGTCCTCGAACAGTTCCCGGGTACGGCGCAGCAGCGCTGTCCGTACGTCGTCCGGTGACAGGACCCGCAGCGGTGTGGCCAGGCTGAGGAGATACTTCGCGAGCCCGTCCGCGTCGGGGCCGCCGATGTCGACGATCGTGGCGTCGCTGCCCTCCGGGCGGTGGGTACCGACCGTCGGCGGGATCAGCCGAAGCGCCTGCTCCACAGGCAGAGGGAGGCGGATCGTCACGTAGAGCGGGTAGGCGCCCGTCGCTATGGCGCGGGAAACAAGCAGAGCCGGGTCAGGTGGGTCGACGAGTTCCACCTGGCGCCCTGTCGGCTGTATCCGGCCGACCCTGTCGGCCCGGAAGGTACGCCACTCTTCGCGGGTCACGTCCCGGGCGACGAAGTACCAACGGCGTCCCGTGTGCACCAGGCGGTACGGGTCGACGTCCCGGACCGTGGCCTTCCCTTCCCGATCGCGGTAGGACAGGCGGCTGCGCTCGCCCCGGAGACACGCGCCGGCCAATTCCAGCAGCATGCCGGGCGCGATCTGCGGCTCGTCGAGCCTTGTGGTGTGAACGAAGGCGGCGTCCATCTCACCCAGCCTGTCCGCGATCCGGCGTGGCAGAACCTGACGCAGTTTCAGTAGGGCGGACAGCGCGGCCTGGTCGCTGCCGAGGACGCCGCTGAGCGCGGCCTCGCGCAGCGCGACGGCCACGGCGAGTGCCTCTTCGTCATCGAGGACCAACGGCGGCAGCCGTGCTCCGGCGCGGAGGCGATAACCGCCCCATGGCCCGGGGTCGGACTCGACTCCGTAGCCGAGTTCTCGGAGCCTGGCGATGTCCCGCCGCACCGTGCGCTCGGTGACGGTCATCTGGTCGGCCAGCTCGCCGCAGGTCCACGACGGTCGCACGGACAGCAGTGAGACCAGTCGCAGCAGACGGGCGGATGTGCTGATCACGTTCCGAAGTGTCCCGCATAACCAGGACCGAATCTGTCCTGGTCCCGTCATAGCGTCTTCCTCATGAGCACTGGAAACCCGTCCGCACCCGCGATCCACTACTCGGCCGTCACTTTCGACTGCCCGGACCCCGCCGAACTGGCCCGCTTCTACGGCGATGCCCTCGGCCTGCCCGTCGCTTACTCCAGCGACGACTTCATCCTGCTCGGCCAGGAGGGCTCGGCCGGACTGGGGTTCAATCGGCTGACCGACTACAGGCGTCCCACCTGGCCGGACCCTTCCCAGGAGAAGCAGGCCCACATCGAACTGGGCGTCGACGACCTGGAGTCCGCGCAGGCTCTCCTGCTGGCCCTGGGCGCTGTCGAGCCCCCGACTCAGCCCCAGCCCGACCGGTGGAGGGTCCTGCTGGACCCCGCTGGCCACCCGTTCTGCATCACCACTCTGGTCTGAACATGATCGGCAGACTGATGACCATGACCGCGCATCCGGGCAGGGGTGGCGAACTCGCCGCCGTCCTGCTGAGGGTCGCGGAAAGGCTGCACGGCTTCCCTGGCTGTGAGATCTACCTGATCAGCCAGGACACAGCAGACCCGGACACGGTGCACGTCACCGAGGTCTGGCAGGACGACACCAGCGCGCAGGCCGCCCTTGCCGCTCCGCCGCCCGCCGGCGGCCCCGGCCCCGCAGAAGTCCTCGCGCTGCTGTCGTCCCCACCGCACCGCACAGACCTCACCGTCCTCGGCGGAGTAGGCGTTCCCACCGCCGACGGCCAGCCGTGACAGACGCCCCTGGTCGCAGGAAGAATGCACTCCCGTGAGCCTCCACTACGAAGTCGTCTTCACGTGCTTCCTCCGGGACGACACGCCCGACACGGTCCTGGCAGCCCTGCGATGGCACCTCGGCCTGGCCCTCGAGCGTCCACCAGAGCTCGACGCGGAGGAGCACTCGTATCCACTGCTCTCCCCGGATCCGGACAGTCGCCTGCCAGGAGGCGATTTCGTGTCCCTACGACGCCAGTCCCGAGGCTTCACGCCCGGTGGTGAGCTCCACGCATGGGGACTGTTCAGCCGCAACCTCTGGCTCGACGACATGATGGGTGACCTCTACACCGTCCTGGACCTGGTCGCACCCCACGTCGAAGAACCTGGCTACAGCGGGTACTTCCGGGAGGAGTTCGACACCGAGCCGACCGTCTTCACGTTCCGAGACGGCACCTTCGGGCCACTGAAACTCTGAATCCAGTTCAGTCCCTGAACGCCGAAAGGGTTAGAAAAACAAGCTGAGAGACCGCACCTTCCGACCGCTTCCCGTGCGCGAACAGATGATCCACAAGCCGGGAATGGCCAAGCACCGTCGGCCAGGCGGCCCTGAAGCCGGCACTGGGGCCGATCTTCGAGGCGGGTTTCCTCCCGTGTTCCTACGGGTTCCGCCCGAAACACCGGGCTCATGACGCGCTTGCCGAGAGCCGCCCCCGCTGTGCGAGTCCTCCGGGCCGGGACCGGGTGGGAACGGCCGTAACGGGAAGAGCGGGACGTCGTTGGAGCCATCATCAACAGGGACGACGAGGGGGGCGCGCCATGCGCCGGACAGTGCTTGAGCAGTTTCCCGCGGGCGGTCCGCGGGGCAGCTGGCCCGCGGAGGAGTTCGCGGCGGCCCGCCGCGGGGAGGGCATGGCAGCCGAAGTGGTGATGGACCTGGAGCAGGACGCCTTCCTGGTGATCGTGCCCCAGCAGGCGACGGACCGAGGCCGCCGAAACCCCTGACCGCCGGGGTCGGGAAACGGTCCAGGGGGTGCCCGGCCTGACGATCCGGGCACCCCCTGGAAGTCCTGGGCGGGGCCTCTACCGGACGGCCGCGGCCGGGGATCCCTTCGCTTCCGCCCGCTTCTCCTCCGCCGCCCAGGCGGCGGCTGCGGCGCCCACCAGGCCCGCGTCGGTGCCCATCACCGCGGGCGCGACCTTGAGGTGCCTGACGAAGGAGAGCGTGGCGTAGTCGCGCAGGGACCGCCGCAGCGGCTCGAAGAGGACCTCACCGGCTCCGGCCACACCCCCGCCGATCACTGCGATGTCGATCTCGGCGAGGGTCGCGGTGGCGGCGATTCCGGCGGCCAGCGCCTGGGCGGCACGCTCGTACGAGGCGATGGCCACCGGGTTTCCGGCCCGGGCGGAAGCGGCGACTGCCGCGGCGGTGCTGTCGCCGTCCGGGCCCGGGAGCCAGCCGCCCTCAAGGGCACGGCGCGCGATGTTCGGCCCGCTGGCGATGCGCTCGACGCAGCCGCGCGCACCGCAGGGGCAGAGGTCGCCGTCCAGGTCCACGCAGATGTGACCGATGTGACCGGCGTTTCCCGTGGGGCCCGGGTGCAGCTTCCCGCCGAGCACCAGGCCCCCGCCGACTCCGGTGGAGACGACCAGGCAGAGCGCGTTGTCGTACCCACGGGCGGCACCGAGCCAGTGCTCGGCCGCGGTCATCGCGACGCCGTCGCCGACCAGCGTGACGGGCAGCCCGCCCGTCGCCGCGGCCACCCGGTCGACCAGGGGAAAGTCCCGCCAGCCCGGGACGTTGACCGGGCTGACCGTGCCGGCCGACGCGTCCACCGGACCCGCGCTGCCGATCCCGACGGCACCGGCCCGCTCCCACAGCGAGGACGCCTTCAGCTCGGCGAGGACGTCGGCGACCGCCCCCATCACCGCCTCGGCACCCTCACGGGCGGGCGTCGGACGCTGCGTCCGCACGAGGAGGGCGCCGTCACCGTCCACCAACCCGCCGGCGATCTTGGTGCCGCCGATGTCGAGCGCGGCGACGAGGTCGGTATGCATCGGTGTGGGCTCTCCGGATGGTGAGGGGGCGGACCTGCGCGTTCAGTCAATAGTCTGCACAGTCTCCATTCAGCTGACAACGTTGTCCAGGGCCTATGCTCGACGCCACAGCCTCCGGCACCCCTCACGGCACCCTCGCGCGGGGGCCGGATCACCCTCACCCGACGACAGGACAGCGCACCGTGGCCGAGACCGCCCGTCACTCCGAGAACCGCTACGGCAACCGGCCGACCATGAAAGATGTGGCAGCCCGCGCCGGAGTGGGCCTCAAGACGGTCTCCCGGGTGGTGAACAGCGAGGCCGGCGTCACGCCCGACACCGAGCGTCGCGTCCAGGAAGCGATCGACGCCCTCGGCTTTCGCCGCAACGACAGCGCGCGGGTCCTGCGCAAGGGCCGTACCGCCTCCATCGGGCTCGTCCTGGAGGACCTGGCCGACCCGTTCTACGGTCCGCTGAGCCGCGCCGTCGAAGAGGTCGCCCGCGCCCACGGCGCACTCCTGATCAACGGTTCCAGCGCCGAGGACCCCGAGCGCGAGCAGGAACTGGTCCTCGCGCTCTGCGCCCGCCGGGTGGACGGCCTGATCGTGATCCCGGCGGGCGACGACCACCGCTACCTGGAGCCCGAGATAAAGGCGGGCATCGCCACGGTCTTCGTGGACCGCCCGGCCGGCCGGATCGACGCCGACATGGTCCTCTCCGACAGCTTCGGCGGCGCACGCGAAGGCGTCGCCCACCTCATCGCGCACGGCCACCGCAGGATCGGCTTCATCGGTGACCAACCCCGCATCCACACCGCGACCGAGCGACTGCGCGGCTACCACGCGGCGATGACCGACGCCGGCATCACCGTCGACGACGCCTGGGTCTCCCTCGGCTCGACCGACCCGGCCCGGGTCCGGACGGCGGCCGAGACGATGCTCTCCGGCCCCGAACCGGTCACCGCCCTCTTCGCAGGCAACAACCGTGTGACGGTGACGGCGGTACGCGTCCTGGCGGACCGCGAACGACCCGTCGCCCTGGTCGGGTTCGACGACATCGAGCTGGCCGACCTGCTCGGCATCACCGTCATCTCCCAGGACGCCGCCGCGGTCGGCCGCACGGCGGCCGAACACCTCTTCCGCCGCCTCGACGGCGCGGACCACCCCCCGGCCCGCGTCGAACTCCCGACGACACTGGTCCCCCGCGGCTCCGGCGAACTCCCGCCCGCCTGAGGGCCCTTCGTGCGGCCGACGCGCGCCGGGCGGGCGACAACCAGGGCGTCCCCCGCTACGGTGCCGTGACCGTCAGGCCGCCGCGGCGCGGGGAGGCGAAGGCGTCGAGGTCGGCACGGGTCAGGCCGGTGAGCTGGGCCACCTCCGCCGTGTCGAGTGCTCCGCAGTCGATGCCGCGCAGCAGGTAGCCGCTGAGGGCCTTGGCGGTCGCGGGTTCGTCCATCACGTCGCCGCCGGCCTTGGCCACGTAGGCGGCGAGGCGGGCGGCGGCCTGCTCCAGGCCCTCGCGGTAGAAGGCGTAGACGGCCGCGTAACGGGTCGGCAGGTGGCCGGGGTGCATGTCCCAGCCCTGGTAGTAGGCGCGGGCCAGGGCGCGGCGGGTGAGGCCGTAGTGGAGGCGCCATGCCTCGTGGACCTGGTGGGTGGGGCCGACGGGCAGCACGTTCGTGGAGCCGTCGGAGACGCGTACGCCGGTTCCCGCCGCGGCGACCTGCATGACGGCCTTGGCGTGGTCGGCGGCCGGGTGGTCGCTCGCCTGGTAGGCGGCGCTGACGCCGACGCAGGCGCTGTAGTCGAAGGTGCCGTAGTGGAGGCCCGTCGCGCGGCCCCGGGCGGCGTCGATCATGCGGGCGACGGCCGCGGTGCCGTCGGCGGCGAGGATGGACTGGCTGGTCTCGATCTGGATCTCGAAGCCGAGCCGCCCCGACGGCAGCCCGTGCGCGGTCTCGAAGGCTTCGAGCAGTTGGACGAAGGCGGTGACCTGCTCGGGGTAGGTCACCTTCGGCAGGGTCAGGACGAGCCCGTCGGGCAGACCGCCCGCCTGCATCAGGCCGGTGAGGAAGACATCGGTCGTGCGGATGCCCCGGTCGCGTACCGCGGCTTCCATGCACTTCATCCGGATGCCCATGTACGGGGCGGCCGTGCCGTTCGCGTACGCCTCGGAGACCAGCCGGGCGGCGCGGGCGGCGGCCTCGTCCTCCTCGGCGTCGGAGCGGGGTCCGTAGCCGTCCTCGAAGTCGATGCGCAGGTCCTCGACCGGCTCGCGCTCCAGCTTGGCGCGTACGCGGTCGTGGACGGGGCCCGCGAGTTCGGCCGGGATGCCGAGCACCTCGGCCAGGGCCGCGGCGTCGGGGGCGTGCTCGTCGAGGGCCTTCAGCGCCTGGTCGCCCCAGGAGCGGATGGTTCCCTCGGTGAAGACGTCGCCGGGGACGTAGACGGTGTGGACGGGCTGGCGGGTGCCGGGGTCTCCCGGGTAACGGCGGGCGAGTTCCGCGTCCACCGACGTCAGGGAGGCACTGATGCCCTCGCTGACCGCACCGGCGAGGCTCGTTGCCACCTTCTCCTGCTGACCCATTCCCACACCCTCCAAACGCTCACTGTTTCCGCTTCCCGGAATCAGTAATCCACATAGCGAAGTTAGTAGGCGGCTGCGACCTGCGTCAATGGTTGCCCGAAAGCGGCCGGGGCCGCGCGGTGAGATCACCACGCGGCCCCGGTCCTTCGGAACTTTCCCAGCTCAGCCCTTGCGGGTCTGGATTTCCTGGGTGAGTTGGGGGACGACGGTGAAGAGGTCTCCGACGATGCCGTAGTCGACGAGGTCGAAGATGGGGGCTTCGGCGTCCTTGTTGATCGCGACGATGGTCTTGGAGGTCTGCATGCCTGCGCGGTGCTGGATGGCGCCGGAGATGCCGGAGGCGATGTAGAGCTGGGGGGAGACGGACTTGCCGGTCTGGCCGACCTGGTTGGTGTGGGGGTACCAGCCGGCGTCGACGGCGGCGCGGGAGGCGCCGACGGCTGCGCCGAGGGAGTCGGCGAGGGCTTCGATGATGTGGAAGTTCTCCGCGCCGTTGACGCCGCGTCCGCCGGAGACGACGATCGCAGCTTCGGTGAGCTCGGGGCGGCCGGTGGATTCGCGGGGGGTGCGGGAGGTGACCTTGGTGCCGGTGGCCTGGGCGGAGAAGGTGACGGGCAGGTTCTCCACGGTGCCGGCGGCGGGTGCGGCCTCGACGGGAGCGGAGTTCGGCTTCACGGTGATGACGGGGGTGCCCTTGGAGATACGGGACTTGGTGGTGAAGGACGCGGCGAACGCGGCCTGGGTGGCGACGGGGCCCTGCTCGCCGGCTTCGAGGTCGATCGCGTCGGTGATGAGGCCCGAGCCGGTGCGGACCGCGAGGCGGGCGGCGATCTCCTTGCCCTCGGCGGACGAGGGGACCAGCACGGCGGTCGGGGACACGGCCTGGAAGGCGGCGTGCAGGGCGTCGACCTTGGGAACGACGAGGTACTCGGCGAACTCGGGGGCCTCGGCGGTCAGGACCTTGACCGCGCCGTGCTCGGCCAGGACCGTCGCGGTCTGCGCGGCGTTCGTGCCGAGCGCGACGGCGACCGGGTCACCGATCCGGCGGGCCAGGGTCAGCAGCTCCAGGGTGGGCTTGCGGACGGCACCATCGACATGATCGACGTAGACGAGGACTTCAGCCATGGGAATGCTCCTGCGTGGATGAGAGAAGAGACGGGGTCGTGCAGGGGGCCGGGTCCTAGATGAACTTCTGGCCCGCGAGGAACTCGGCGAGCTGCTTGCCGCCCTCGCCCTCGTCCTTCACGATCGTGCCCGCGGTGCGGGCCGGGCGCTGGGTCGCGGTGTCCACCACGGTCCAGGAACCCGCGAGACCGACCTCGTCCGCCTCGATGTCCAGGTCCTCCAGGTCCAGGGACTCCACCGGCTTCTTCTTCGCCGCCATGATCCCCTTGAACGAGGGGTAACGCGCCTCGCCGGACTGGTCGGTCACCGAGACCACCGCCGGGAGCGAGGCCTCCAGCAGCTCCGAGGCACTGTCACCGTCACGACGCCCGGTCACGACAGTGCCCTCGACCTTGACCTCGGACAGCAGCGTGACCTGCGGGACACCCAGCCGCTCCGCGAGGATCGCCGGGAGCACACCCATCGTGCCGTCCGTCGAGGCCATACCGGCGATCACCAGGTCGTAACCCGTCTTCTCGATCGCCTTCGCCAGCACCAGCGACGTCGCCATCACATCGGAACCATGAAGATCGTCGTCCTCGACATGCACAGCCTTGTCCGCACCCATCGACAACGCCTTGCGCAACGCGTCCTTCGCGTCCTCCGGACCCACCGTCACCACCGTGACCACGGCATCATCCGCACCATCCGCGATCTGCAGCGCCTGCTCCACCGCATACTCATCCAGCTCCGACAACAGACCGTCCACATCCTCACGGTCCACCGTCAGGTCATCGGCGAAATGCCGGTCACCAGTCGCGTCGGGCACATGCTTCACACAGACAACGATCCTCAAGCTCACGCCGGCTCTCCTACTGCATCGTCATTTCCGGGCTGCCTTGTTGCTCGCAGCATAGGCGCCTGATGGGGCGGTTTCCGGTCGTGGCGACCGGCGCTCCGAACTGAATATTACTAATCAGTACACCCAGTGCGTCACCCATAAGCAAGCGCTTGGACTGTGATCTGCCCAACGCACCGGACCCCTGTTGCGCCTGGGGCGGATCAGTCTCGCAGAGCGGTGAAGCGACCCTGGTGATAGACGAGCGGACGGCCGCCTCCGGCCGGGTCTCCGGCCACGACCTGGGCGATGACGATGCGGTGGTCCCCCGCCGGAACCCGTGCCACGACACGGCAGACCAGCCAGGCGAGGACTCCGCCCAGCACCGGCACACCTTCCGGTCCGCTACGCCAGTCGGTGGACGGACCGAAGCGGTCGGCACCGCTGCGCGCGAACGTGGCCGCCAGTTCCTGCTGATGCTCGCCGAGTATGTGGACACCGATGTGCTCCGCCTCGGAGACCACGGGCCAGCTGGAGGACGAGGTCCCCACCCCGAAGGAGATCAGCGGCGGCTCGGCGGCCACGGAGTTGAGGGAGGTGGCGGTGAATCCGACCGGCGACTCACCGGCCGCGGTGATCACGGCGACGCCCGCGGCGTGCTGCCGGAAGACGGAACGGAGGAGGGCGGGCGAGGCCGTCCGGGGGACGTCGAGCTCGGGCGAAGCCGTCATGGAACTGTCCTTCTGCTGTGGGTGCGTACGGGGCCGTGGGTGCTCAGACACCCGGACAGCGCGCACTCGCGTTACGGGCCAGGTCGACGTGGACCCGGCCGTAGAGAAGGAGTTCTGGCGGCATAGCGTCAGACTGACGATGCGTGGCGGGTGCAGTCAAGTGCGTTCCGCAATGTGGGAGATGCATCACGGTCCGTCACATCGCCTGCCCGAGAGCCGCGACGACGTCGACGGTGCGTGGCTGCCCCGCCGCGCGGCGGACGATCCTGCCCTCCGCGTCGAGGACCAGCACGGTGGGCGTCCTGGTGATCTCCAGGGTGCGCACCAGAGTGAGATGTGCCTCGGCGTCGATTTCGACGTGGGCGACTCCTTCGACCATCCCGGCCACCTCGACGAGGGTCCGGCGGGTGGCCCGGCAGGGCTGGCAGAAGGCGCTGGAGAACTGGACGAGTGTGGCCCGCTCCCCCAATTCCACGCCGAGTTGGGACGCGTCGAGCCTGTCGGCACGTGTCCGTCCGTCCACCTTCCGCCTCCTGTCAGAGCTCTTCGCAAAGGGTCAGCACCGGGCAGCCACGAGACATTCCCGGAGGTACCACGTGATGAGAATCTCGCGCCCCGTACCCGCCGGGGCTGGCCACGGCGTCGCGCATGGGGCACGATCGGCCCAATGCCGAAAACCTACGGCTGCGTAACTTCCGCCGGGAGAACCTCCCCAGGCATTGAAGAAGGGTCTTCTCCAGATGGCAGAACTCGTCTATCGGCCGGTCATCGGCGCCGCTCTCACCTTGTTCAAGGCGCTGGACCTGAAGATCGACACTCAGGGTTCGGAGCACATCCCGAAGACCGGCGGTGCGGTTCTGGTCAGCAACCACATCAGCTACCTGGACTTCATCTTCACGGGCCTGGGCGCCCTGCCGCAGAAGCGGCTGGTCCGCTTCATGGCCAAGGAATCGGTCTTCCGCCACAAGGTCTCCGGTCCCCTGATGCGGGGCATGAAGCACATCCCCGTGGACCGGAACCAGGGTGAGGACGCGTACGCGCACGCACTCGCCTCGCTGCGGTCCGGCGAGATCGTCGGAGTGTTCCCCGAGGCGACGATCTCGCAGTCGTTCACGCTGAAGAGCTTCAAGTCGGGCGCGGCACGGCTGGCACAGGAAGCCGGCGTACCGCTGATCCCGATGGCGCTGTGGGGCACCCAGCGGATCTGGACGAAGGGCCGGCCCCGTAACTTCGGCCGCAGCCACATCCCGGTCACCATCCGGGTGGGCGAGCCGATGGAGGCCCCGACCGACCAGTACGCGGGCGCGATCACCCGGCGCCTGCGGGACCGGGTGCAGGAGCTCCTCGAAGCGGCGCAGCGCGCCTATCCGGTGCGCCCCAAGGACGCCGGCGACACCTGGTGGGTCCCGGCCCACCTCGGCGGTACGGCTCCGACGCCCGCCGAGGTGCGCGAGCAGGGCTGACCGCCCGGCGTCAGTTCGGGGTGTGGACGGTGATCCGCGCCCCGGGACTCAGCTTCTCCAGCGATTCGGCGAGTTCGGTGCCCGCGGCACGGAGCTCGCCGATCGTCATGGGGGCGAGCCGCTCCAGCAGGAACACGGCGTTCACGGATTCCTCGGTGAGGCGCGTGCGTACCCCCTGGCGCCAGTTCCAGCGGCGGCAGGTGACGCCCTCGTCGTCGCACCAGACGACTTCGCCGGGCTCCGGGTGGTCGGTGACCTCTTCGCCCCCCGCGGCCGTGAGGAAGGGCTCCTGCCCCGTGGCGCGTACGAGTCGCATGGCGCCCTTGATGCGGTCGGCGTCCTCGCCGCCGACCGGGATCAGATGGGCGACGCTGACCGCGTTGTAGGCGTCGACGAGCCGGTTGATGCGTGGCAGCCCGCCGTCGGCGAGTGCGCGCTTGGCGAGGGCCTCGGCGGAGTTGCGGGTGCGGGAGGGCTTGGCGCCGAACGCCGTGTAGACCTCGCGCCAGGCCGCGACGTGGGGGTCCTCGTGCGGGGCCCGTCCGCCGAGGCGTTCGGCGAGCCGGCGCGCGGCGTCGTCCAGCAGGGCGGCGCTCGCGTCGTCGCTCGGACCGTTGACCAGGCCGTGCGCCTCGATGACGAGGTGGGCGAAGCCGGGTGCGAGGGTGCGTACGTCGTCGGAAACAGTGAAAGTCGGGGTCATCGTCTGCCTTGCCTTCGGCGCGGAACGGTCAGAGTTCGGTGGGGAGGGTCCGCCACAGCTCCGGGCGGTCCGCGGCGGTGCGCAGGGCACCGAGAATCGCCGGGTGCGGTGCGGCATACAGTACCGGATAGTCCATTTCATTGAACTCCGGACGGACGACCCAGGCCAGCCGCTCCTCGTCCAGGGAGAACCGCGCGTCCACGCCCGGCTTGTTGCCCCGCGCGTCCTGACGGGCCCAGCGCTCCCGGCCCGGCAGTTTCAGCGCGATCAGCCCGTGGACGGAGGGGTTCGTGCCGTCGTCGTCGGCGAGCCGCTGGTAGCAGAGACCGGCCGGGATGCCCGCCGCGCGCAGCAGCGCGGCCAGGGCGTGCGCCTTGGCGTAGCAGACGCCGGTGCGGGCGCCGAGGACGTCGGAGGCGCGCCAGGTGACCCGCAGGTCCCCCGAGTCGGCGGAGTGCTCGATGGAATCGCGTACGAAGCCGAAGGCCGCGGATGCGTATGTATATGCGTCGATCGTTTCGGACCGGAGTCGTTCGGCGGTCTTCCGCACACAGGGGTGTTCATGATCGATGACGTCATCCGCAGCAAGATATGCGGAGATGTCAGAAATCTGCTGGGTGAGCTCCATAGTCGCGGAGCATACGGAAGCGGTCGACCGGAAGCCAATGACTTTCCGATCGACCGCATATGTATGCGAAGACTACTTCGCCATTTCTTCCTTCAGCGCCTGCACGAAGGCGTCCACGTCTTCCTCTGTCGTGTCGTACGCGCACATCCAGCGGACGTCACCGGCCGCCTCGTCCCAGAAGTAGAAACGGAAACGCTTCTGCAGCCGTTCGCTCACGTCGTGCGGGAGCCGCGCGAACACGGCGTTGGCCTGGACGGGGTGCAGGATCTCCACACCGTCCACGCCACGGACCCCCTCGGCCAGCCGCTGGGCCATGGCGTTGGCGTGGCGGGCGTTGCGCAGCCAGAGGTCGCGCGCCAGCAGTGCTTCCAGCTGGACCGAGACGAAGCGCATCTTGGAG
The Streptomyces sp. NBC_00234 DNA segment above includes these coding regions:
- a CDS encoding electron transfer flavoprotein subunit alpha/FixB family protein, which produces MAEVLVYVDHVDGAVRKPTLELLTLARRIGDPVAVALGTNAAQTATVLAEHGAVKVLTAEAPEFAEYLVVPKVDALHAAFQAVSPTAVLVPSSAEGKEIAARLAVRTGSGLITDAIDLEAGEQGPVATQAAFAASFTTKSRISKGTPVITVKPNSAPVEAAPAAGTVENLPVTFSAQATGTKVTSRTPRESTGRPELTEAAIVVSGGRGVNGAENFHIIEALADSLGAAVGASRAAVDAGWYPHTNQVGQTGKSVSPQLYIASGISGAIQHRAGMQTSKTIVAINKDAEAPIFDLVDYGIVGDLFTVVPQLTQEIQTRKG
- a CDS encoding electron transfer flavoprotein subunit beta/FixA family protein, with translation MSLRIVVCVKHVPDATGDRHFADDLTVDREDVDGLLSELDEYAVEQALQIADGADDAVVTVVTVGPEDAKDALRKALSMGADKAVHVEDDDLHGSDVMATSLVLAKAIEKTGYDLVIAGMASTDGTMGVLPAILAERLGVPQVTLLSEVKVEGTVVTGRRDGDSASELLEASLPAVVSVTDQSGEARYPSFKGIMAAKKKPVESLDLEDLDIEADEVGLAGSWTVVDTATQRPARTAGTIVKDEGEGGKQLAEFLAGQKFI
- a CDS encoding helix-turn-helix transcriptional regulator, whose product is MISTSARLLRLVSLLSVRPSWTCGELADQMTVTERTVRRDIARLRELGYGVESDPGPWGGYRLRAGARLPPLVLDDEEALAVAVALREAALSGVLGSDQAALSALLKLRQVLPRRIADRLGEMDAAFVHTTRLDEPQIAPGMLLELAGACLRGERSRLSYRDREGKATVRDVDPYRLVHTGRRWYFVARDVTREEWRTFRADRVGRIQPTGRQVELVDPPDPALLVSRAIATGAYPLYVTIRLPLPVEQALRLIPPTVGTHRPEGSDATIVDIGGPDADGLAKYLLSLATPLRVLSPDDVRTALLRRTRELFEDNVNGQPR
- a CDS encoding flavin reductase family protein, which codes for MTASPELDVPRTASPALLRSVFRQHAAGVAVITAAGESPVGFTATSLNSVAAEPPLISFGVGTSSSSWPVVSEAEHIGVHILGEHQQELAATFARSGADRFGPSTDWRSGPEGVPVLGGVLAWLVCRVVARVPAGDHRIVIAQVVAGDPAGGGRPLVYHQGRFTALRD
- a CDS encoding DUF6986 family protein, with translation MGQQEKVATSLAGAVSEGISASLTSVDAELARRYPGDPGTRQPVHTVYVPGDVFTEGTIRSWGDQALKALDEHAPDAAALAEVLGIPAELAGPVHDRVRAKLEREPVEDLRIDFEDGYGPRSDAEEDEAAARAARLVSEAYANGTAAPYMGIRMKCMEAAVRDRGIRTTDVFLTGLMQAGGLPDGLVLTLPKVTYPEQVTAFVQLLEAFETAHGLPSGRLGFEIQIETSQSILAADGTAAVARMIDAARGRATGLHYGTFDYSACVGVSAAYQASDHPAADHAKAVMQVAAAGTGVRVSDGSTNVLPVGPTHQVHEAWRLHYGLTRRALARAYYQGWDMHPGHLPTRYAAVYAFYREGLEQAAARLAAYVAKAGGDVMDEPATAKALSGYLLRGIDCGALDTAEVAQLTGLTRADLDAFASPRRGGLTVTAP
- a CDS encoding ROK family protein, producing MHTDLVAALDIGGTKIAGGLVDGDGALLVRTQRPTPAREGAEAVMGAVADVLAELKASSLWERAGAVGIGSAGPVDASAGTVSPVNVPGWRDFPLVDRVAAATGGLPVTLVGDGVAMTAAEHWLGAARGYDNALCLVVSTGVGGGLVLGGKLHPGPTGNAGHIGHICVDLDGDLCPCGARGCVERIASGPNIARRALEGGWLPGPDGDSTAAAVAASARAGNPVAIASYERAAQALAAGIAATATLAEIDIAVIGGGVAGAGEVLFEPLRRSLRDYATLSFVRHLKVAPAVMGTDAGLVGAAAAAWAAEEKRAEAKGSPAAAVR
- a CDS encoding VOC family protein, whose amino-acid sequence is MSTGNPSAPAIHYSAVTFDCPDPAELARFYGDALGLPVAYSSDDFILLGQEGSAGLGFNRLTDYRRPTWPDPSQEKQAHIELGVDDLESAQALLLALGAVEPPTQPQPDRWRVLLDPAGHPFCITTLV
- a CDS encoding putative quinol monooxygenase; the protein is MIGRLMTMTAHPGRGGELAAVLLRVAERLHGFPGCEIYLISQDTADPDTVHVTEVWQDDTSAQAALAAPPPAGGPGPAEVLALLSSPPHRTDLTVLGGVGVPTADGQP
- a CDS encoding LacI family DNA-binding transcriptional regulator produces the protein MAETARHSENRYGNRPTMKDVAARAGVGLKTVSRVVNSEAGVTPDTERRVQEAIDALGFRRNDSARVLRKGRTASIGLVLEDLADPFYGPLSRAVEEVARAHGALLINGSSAEDPEREQELVLALCARRVDGLIVIPAGDDHRYLEPEIKAGIATVFVDRPAGRIDADMVLSDSFGGAREGVAHLIAHGHRRIGFIGDQPRIHTATERLRGYHAAMTDAGITVDDAWVSLGSTDPARVRTAAETMLSGPEPVTALFAGNNRVTVTAVRVLADRERPVALVGFDDIELADLLGITVISQDAAAVGRTAAEHLFRRLDGADHPPARVELPTTLVPRGSGELPPA